Part of the Stackebrandtia endophytica genome is shown below.
TTCCAGTTGACCGGGTTGCATAAGGTGTTCGACATTCAGCCGCAGCTTCCTTCGGAAGACTGAGACATGCCGGTGGTTCGTTTCGGGTTCTCGCCCGCGCCCGTCCATGTCCGCACCGCACGCCTGGTGGCGTCCTCGGTGGCACAGCAGGCGCCGTTGCCGGGGGAACTGCTGTCGGAGGTACGGCAGGCGACCGGTGAGGCCTGTTCGCGAGCCGTCGTTCGGCATCGCCGGTTCGGTATTTCGGATTTGGTTCGCATGCAGTTGACTATTGGTGCACATTTCGTGGCTGAAGTTGCTGATTTCGCCCCGGTTACGAGCACGCAATTGCGCGACGTGAGTCCCGACCCCGCCGACCTGACGACTCAGACCGCCGACGACGACACCCTCACCGAGGAGGTCGCGTTGACTCTGCTAGCGGGATTGGTCACTGATCTACAGGTCATAGAGGCCCCCGACGGCATCGGAAGCATCGTCCGAATGTCCTGGCCGCTGTAGCGACGGGTGTTACCTGCCGCACAACGTCGGCACGGTGTGCGCCGTTACACTCCGCTGGTTGTCTC
Proteins encoded:
- a CDS encoding ATP-binding protein, which gives rise to MPVVRFGFSPAPVHVRTARLVASSVAQQAPLPGELLSEVRQATGEACSRAVVRHRRFGISDLVRMQLTIGAHFVAEVADFAPVTSTQLRDVSPDPADLTTQTADDDTLTEEVALTLLAGLVTDLQVIEAPDGIGSIVRMSWPL